CCAGATAGGAGAAGTAATAAGGTTGCATAATTTGGATTTAACTAAAGCAGAGGTGGAGCTTAAGGTAGATGAAATGATGGAAATGGTTGGTATTCCAGCAGAAAGAAAAAATGAGTACCCCCACCAGTTTTCAGGCGGAATGAAGCAGAGAATCGTTATCGCTATCGCTTTGGCCTGTAACCCTAAGCTTCTTTTGGCTGACGAGCCTACTACGGCTCTTGATGTTACCATTCAGGCTCAGGTGCTTAAGATGATGGGAGAATTAAAGACTAAATTTGATACTTCCATGATACTAATTACCCATGACTTAGGGGTTGTGGCCCAAATATGCGATTCCGTAGCCATAATGTATGCAGGTGAAATCATAGAGCAGGGAAGAGTAGAAGATATATTTGAAGATGAAAATCATCATCCTTATACTATTGGTCTTTTTGGCTCTATCCCGGATATGACTAAAAAAACAAGGCGGTTAAGCCCCATAGACGGACTTATGCCAGACCCTACGGCTCTTCCCGTAGGATGCAGTTTTGCCCAAAGATGCCCTAAATGTATGGATATATGTAAAACGACCCCTCCAAAGATTCATAAAGAAGGTACCCATTCTATAAAATGCCACTTATACTAATCATACTGATTCAACTTATGCCATTTTATTATAAATTTAATTTGGTATAAATTTTACAGTACCAGTATTTTTATAGAAAATATGGTTCTTTAAAAATTGTTTCGTATATTCGTATAGTTTTACTTTTAATATTACAGGGGAGGGAATCCAATGAATACACCGATGATTCAAACAAAAGAGCTGAAAAAGTATTTCAGCACAAAAAAAGGCGAGCTTCACGCCGTTGACGGCGTTAATATATCCATTGAAAAAGGCGAAACTTTGGGTGTTGTAGGCGAGTCAGGATGCGGAAAGTCCACCTTGGGCAGGGTAATTTTAAAACTTCTTGAGCCTACCAGCGGGGAAATATATTTTGAAGGCAAGGATATATCAAATTTCAGCCGTTCTCAGATGAAACAGATGAGAAAAGAAATGCAAATCATATTTCAGGACCCTTTCGGTTCGCTAAATCCAAGAATGACCGTAAGTGAAATCATAGCGGAGCCTATGAAGGTTACAAAAATGTATACCAAAGATAGCGATATAATGGAAAAAGTGTTTGACCTTATGGGTACCGTAGGCCTTGCTGAAAGATTTGTAAACACATATCCCCATGAGCTTGACGGCGGCAGGCGCCAGAGAATCGGCGTTGCCAGAGCGCTTTCCGTAAATCCCAAGTTTATCGTGTGTGATGAACCGGTTTCGGCCCTTGATGTTTCAATTCAGGCGCAGATACTGAATCTTATGATGGATTTGCAGGAGAACATGAACCTTACTTATATGTTTATAACGCATGATTTAAGCGTCGTTAAGCATATAAGCAATAATATTGCCGTGATGTATCTTGGCCAATGTGTTGAGTTTGCGCCTACGAATGAGCTTTTTAAAAATCCTGCCCATCCATATACAAAGGCGCTTCTTGAGGCTATACCCATACCCAGCTTAAAACATAAAAAAGAATTAAGCGTAATAAGCGGAGAGGTTACGAGCCCTATAAATCCAAAGCCGGGATGCAGATTTGCTCTTAGATGCCCTTATGCCAAGCCTCAATGCATCGAGCCCGGGCTTAAGCTTAAAGAAATAGGACCAAGGCATTCGGTTGCTTGCGTATTATATTAATTGCCTTATTTGTTAAAGCACATTGAACAATCCATTGTGAATTTGCTTTTGTTCCGTTTATGATAAGTTTTATGCCATATTTGCAGTACAGTAAATTTAAAATTAAA
This is a stretch of genomic DNA from Anaeropeptidivorans aminofermentans. It encodes these proteins:
- a CDS encoding ABC transporter ATP-binding protein, whose translation is MSENLLEIKNLNVMYRTDDDDIYALNGVNLNVRKGETLGLVGETGAGKTTTALSIMRLLPDRVGKVKEGEIFLEGKSIFSLSEPEMRKLRGNDVSMIFQDPMTSLNPIHTVGDQIGEVIRLHNLDLTKAEVELKVDEMMEMVGIPAERKNEYPHQFSGGMKQRIVIAIALACNPKLLLADEPTTALDVTIQAQVLKMMGELKTKFDTSMILITHDLGVVAQICDSVAIMYAGEIIEQGRVEDIFEDENHHPYTIGLFGSIPDMTKKTRRLSPIDGLMPDPTALPVGCSFAQRCPKCMDICKTTPPKIHKEGTHSIKCHLY
- a CDS encoding ABC transporter ATP-binding protein, with translation MNTPMIQTKELKKYFSTKKGELHAVDGVNISIEKGETLGVVGESGCGKSTLGRVILKLLEPTSGEIYFEGKDISNFSRSQMKQMRKEMQIIFQDPFGSLNPRMTVSEIIAEPMKVTKMYTKDSDIMEKVFDLMGTVGLAERFVNTYPHELDGGRRQRIGVARALSVNPKFIVCDEPVSALDVSIQAQILNLMMDLQENMNLTYMFITHDLSVVKHISNNIAVMYLGQCVEFAPTNELFKNPAHPYTKALLEAIPIPSLKHKKELSVISGEVTSPINPKPGCRFALRCPYAKPQCIEPGLKLKEIGPRHSVACVLY